Proteins encoded by one window of Taeniopygia guttata chromosome 1A, bTaeGut7.mat, whole genome shotgun sequence:
- the LOC100230452 gene encoding glioma pathogenesis-related protein 1 isoform X2 has product MRKITFFFAALFLLDFFSCFCAYPLPDIEDAKFIEDCVRAHNTFRSKVSPPASNMFRMSWDAALAKTAKAWAKKCKFNHNTYLEMPGKMHPTFHFVGENIWTGTAHIFSVDAALGSWFNEVSSYDFSTNTCTNMCGHYTQVVWAESYKVGCAVHFCNTVENFPGLFKAAHFVCNYGPAGNYPRKPYKEGQPCKNTNREKLISYDNWYPEWDTQPQPPQPRPPRPPVPSHVPPVEHPRPTCDQYCLSVLILRPLFLVLSAGAVLLAQQQFPHTFFYE; this is encoded by the exons ATGaggaaaatcacatttttctttgctgcatTGTTCTTACTGgattttttctcttgcttttgtGCTTATCCCTTGCCTGACATAGAAGATGCAAAGTTTATTGAGGATTGTGTGAGAGCTCACAACACATTTCGATCCAAAGTGAGTCCACCAGCCAGCAATATGTTTCGCATG TCCTGGGATGCTGCTTTAGCTAAGACTGCCAAAGCATGGGCAAAGAAGTGTAAGTTTAATCACAATACCTACCTTGAAATGCCAGGAAAAATGCACCCCACCTTTCACTTTGTTGGAGAAAACATCTGGACTGGCACAGCCCACATCTTCTCTGTGGATGCAGCTCTCGGGTCCTGGTTTAATGAAGTCAGCAGCTATGATTTCAGCACCAATACATGTACTAACATGTGTGGCCACTACACTCAG GTCGTCTGGGCAGAGAGTTACAAAGTTGGTTGCGCAGTTCACTTCTGCAACACAGTTGAAAATTTTCCAGGACTAttcaaagcagcacattttgTTTGTAACTATGGGCCAGC GGGGAATTACCCAAGAAAACCATACAAAGAAGGACAGCCATGCA AAAATACAAATCGTGAGAAGCTGATAA GTTATGACAACTGGTATCCGGAATGGGATacacagccccagccaccaCAGCCCCGTCCCCCCAGGCCTCCCGTGCCATCACACGTCCCACCTGTCGAGCATCCACGACCCACTTGTGACCAATACTGTCTtagtgttttaattttaaggCCACTGTTTCTTGTATTGAGCGCTGGTGCTGTACTTCTAGCACAACAGCAATTTCCACACACTTTTTTTTATGAGTAA
- the LOC101233417 gene encoding uncharacterized protein, with the protein MPLSARSSHTFAPAGAPACRGAEPCRAVPCRAVPCRAVPCRAVPCRGAEPCRVVPSAAAGGAEARGAARPRAGGVRAAAMALSAVQQVLVSAVLVLCVFVVMPRMFGGGGGGRPGRSRGGKAGPGHYDPRLQGRGSPQTVLQVHRNPGNSDSNTYQSIQQMRNAMEKEIKSERTRGNGRELAFTLMPLYALGVGMFAVYKLLKVSHRKSIKLL; encoded by the exons ATGCCCCTCAGCGCTAGGAGCAGTCACACGTTCGCTCCCGCAGGAGCGCCCGCCTGCCGCGGGGCcgagccgtgccgtgccgtgccgtgccgtgccgtgccgtgccgtgccgtgccgtgccgtgccgtgccgtgccgcgGGGCCGAGCCGTGCCGTGTCGTGCCGTCGGCCGCCGCCGGGGGCGCTGAGGCGCGGGGCGCGGCCCGGCCGCGGGCAGGCGGCGTGCGGGCGGCGGCCATGGCGCTTTCGGCCGTGCAGCAGGTGCTGGTCTCGGCCGTGCTGGTGCTCTGCGTCTTCGTCGTCATGCCCAGGATGTTCGGgggaggaggcggcgggcggCCCGGCCGATCCCGGGGCGGCAAGGCCGGCCCCGGCCATTACGATCCCCGCCTGCAGGGCAGAG gtagTCCTCAGACAGTTTTGCAAGTGCACCGGAATCCAGGAAATTCTGACAGTAATACCTACCAGAGTATTCAACAGATGAGAAATGCAAtggaaaaagagataaaaagtgagagaacaagaggaaatggtcGAGAGTTAGCATTCACCCTCATGCCGTTGTATGCTCTTGGAGTGGGAATGTTTGCAGTCTACAAACTTCTTAAGGTAAGCCATAGGAAAAGCATTAAATTATTGTAG
- the LOC100230452 gene encoding glioma pathogenesis-related protein 1 isoform X1: MRKITFFFAALFLLDFFSCFCAYPLPDIEDAKFIEDCVRAHNTFRSKVSPPASNMFRMSWDAALAKTAKAWAKKCKFNHNTYLEMPGKMHPTFHFVGENIWTGTAHIFSVDAALGSWFNEVSSYDFSTNTCTNMCGHYTQVVWAESYKVGCAVHFCNTVENFPGLFKAAHFVCNYGPAGNYPRKPYKEGQPCSRCSNEKCVDKLCENTNREKLISYDNWYPEWDTQPQPPQPRPPRPPVPSHVPPVEHPRPTCDQYCLSVLILRPLFLVLSAGAVLLAQQQFPHTFFYE, translated from the exons ATGaggaaaatcacatttttctttgctgcatTGTTCTTACTGgattttttctcttgcttttgtGCTTATCCCTTGCCTGACATAGAAGATGCAAAGTTTATTGAGGATTGTGTGAGAGCTCACAACACATTTCGATCCAAAGTGAGTCCACCAGCCAGCAATATGTTTCGCATG TCCTGGGATGCTGCTTTAGCTAAGACTGCCAAAGCATGGGCAAAGAAGTGTAAGTTTAATCACAATACCTACCTTGAAATGCCAGGAAAAATGCACCCCACCTTTCACTTTGTTGGAGAAAACATCTGGACTGGCACAGCCCACATCTTCTCTGTGGATGCAGCTCTCGGGTCCTGGTTTAATGAAGTCAGCAGCTATGATTTCAGCACCAATACATGTACTAACATGTGTGGCCACTACACTCAG GTCGTCTGGGCAGAGAGTTACAAAGTTGGTTGCGCAGTTCACTTCTGCAACACAGTTGAAAATTTTCCAGGACTAttcaaagcagcacattttgTTTGTAACTATGGGCCAGC GGGGAATTACCCAAGAAAACCATACAAAGAAGGACAGCCATGCAGTAGATGCAGTAATGAGAAGTGTGTAGACAAGCTCTGTG AAAATACAAATCGTGAGAAGCTGATAA GTTATGACAACTGGTATCCGGAATGGGATacacagccccagccaccaCAGCCCCGTCCCCCCAGGCCTCCCGTGCCATCACACGTCCCACCTGTCGAGCATCCACGACCCACTTGTGACCAATACTGTCTtagtgttttaattttaaggCCACTGTTTCTTGTATTGAGCGCTGGTGCTGTACTTCTAGCACAACAGCAATTTCCACACACTTTTTTTTATGAGTAA